One stretch of Candidatus Binatia bacterium DNA includes these proteins:
- a CDS encoding hypothetical protein (possible pseudo, internal stop codon) — MAELPLAGIRILAVTQLGAGPYAMTLLADLGAEVVKVEDPTTGGDEARRVPPGVIEGDSLYFQALNRNARSLTLNLRVPEGQTLLRQLARVCDAVYCNLRGDLPAKLGLNYAALGAENPQIVCCSLSAFGTTGPRAAEPGYDFLIQALAGFMALTGDPDSPPQRCGISVADFSGGLMSAVGLLAGILRARRTGVGGDVDVSLLDTSVSMLNYMVTWWFALGHRPRRFAHGAHQSVVPAQTFRTADGYIVVMCMKERFWRELCRLLDRPQWAADSRFATMAERFAHRDELLPLLEDEFRRRPTGEWVERLRGHVPCAPVNDLPAALAERQIVDRDMIVDVAHPHWGNLREVGCPIRFAGTSPRYTAASRCGADTDRILREWLGLREADLERLRRCGAIGS; from the coding sequence ATGGCGGAGTTGCCTCTGGCAGGGATACGCATCCTGGCGGTAACGCAACTGGGTGCAGGCCCGTACGCGATGACGCTTCTGGCCGATCTCGGTGCCGAGGTGGTCAAAGTCGAGGACCCGACCACGGGTGGGGACGAAGCGCGGCGGGTGCCGCCCGGAGTGATCGAGGGCGACAGCTTGTACTTTCAGGCCCTGAATCGTAACGCGCGGTCGTTGACCTTGAACTTGCGCGTGCCCGAGGGGCAAACACTGCTCCGGCAACTTGCCCGCGTGTGCGATGCGGTGTACTGCAATTTGCGCGGCGACTTACCCGCAAAGCTGGGTTTGAACTACGCCGCCCTCGGAGCAGAAAACCCGCAAATCGTGTGTTGCTCGCTCTCGGCGTTTGGCACCACTGGCCCGCGCGCGGCCGAGCCCGGCTACGACTTTCTCATCCAAGCCCTTGCAGGCTTCATGGCACTGACGGGCGATCCCGATAGCCCGCCCCAACGGTGCGGCATTTCGGTGGCGGATTTTTCTGGCGGGTTGATGTCCGCGGTGGGTTTGCTGGCCGGGATCTTGCGAGCGCGCCGCACCGGAGTGGGGGGCGACGTGGACGTGAGCCTGCTGGATACGAGCGTGTCCATGCTGAACTACATGGTCACGTGGTGGTTCGCGCTCGGCCATCGGCCGCGACGTTTCGCACATGGTGCCCACCAAAGCGTGGTCCCCGCGCAGACGTTTCGTACAGCCGATGGCTATATCGTGGTGATGTGCATGAAAGAACGGTTTTGGCGGGAACTGTGCCGTTTGCTGGATCGCCCGCAGTGGGCGGCGGACTCGCGCTTTGCCACCATGGCCGAGCGTTTTGCCCACCGCGACGAGCTGCTGCCGTTGCTCGAAGACGAGTTTCGCCGCCGGCCCACAGGCGAATGGGTGGAGCGTTTGCGGGGGCACGTACCATGTGCACCGGTAAACGACTTGCCCGCCGCGCTGGCTGAGCGGCAGATCGTGGACCGCGATATGATCGTGGACGTCGCCCATCCCCATTGGGGCAACCTGCGCGAGGTGGGTTGCCCGATCCGATTTGCCGGCACCTCTCCGCGTTACACGGCAGCATCGCGTTGCGGTGCGGATACCGACAGGATCCTGCGCGAATGGCTGGGGTTGCGTGAGGCCGACCTGGAACGCTTGCGCCGCTGCGGTGCCATCGGAAGTTGA
- a CDS encoding diacylglycerol O-acyltransferase yields the protein MGEGWYEPLRTADRSFLLFERRSTPMHLGGVTIFEAASLTRPDGGVDLARIREYVASRLPWIPRYRQRLAYVPWEGSPVWVDDERFHLDDHVRHTALPRPGDAEQLKELAGQLMSIPLDRRRPLWEMWVIEGLRDNRFAILLKTHHAVVDGVSGVDLMATLLQPAPVDRFDPPAPWRPRPAPSEMQLLRDQVRERLELPRRLWEEIRSAIAEPGRALRHAIQAFDRSWSFLRSGLHFPSATPLNQRIGSHRRFDWQELPLAAAKEIKNRWGGTVNDVVLATVAGAARRYFLRKMVSLDGLEFRAVVPVSLRGPGDHSATGNRVSAWLMSLPIAEPDPLVRYRQLVAETERRKRTHEERALEVFARVAEVMNPLLTLGVRVAVRMSPFNLIVTNVPGPQFPLYLLTARLLRGYPTVPLFDHQGLGVAIFRYDGHLLFGLNADFDIVPDVRDFACDLAAAFRELQDMKDGRVRRARARRSARGRRAQV from the coding sequence ATGGGCGAGGGATGGTACGAGCCGTTGCGCACTGCCGACCGCTCCTTCTTGCTGTTCGAGCGGCGCTCCACCCCCATGCACCTCGGCGGTGTCACCATCTTCGAGGCGGCATCGCTGACCCGGCCTGATGGCGGAGTAGATCTCGCACGAATCCGCGAGTACGTCGCTTCGCGGTTGCCTTGGATCCCTCGCTACCGCCAGCGCCTGGCCTACGTCCCTTGGGAAGGAAGCCCGGTGTGGGTGGACGACGAGCGGTTTCATCTCGACGACCACGTGCGCCACACAGCGCTGCCGCGACCGGGGGATGCGGAACAACTCAAGGAACTCGCCGGGCAGCTCATGTCCATCCCGCTCGATCGTCGGCGGCCCCTGTGGGAAATGTGGGTGATCGAAGGCCTGCGCGACAATCGCTTTGCGATCCTTCTCAAAACGCACCATGCCGTTGTGGATGGGGTCTCCGGGGTCGATTTGATGGCCACCCTATTGCAACCCGCTCCGGTGGATCGCTTCGACCCTCCAGCGCCGTGGCGGCCCCGCCCCGCCCCTTCGGAAATGCAACTGCTCCGCGACCAGGTGCGGGAGCGCCTCGAGCTTCCGCGACGGCTCTGGGAGGAGATTCGCTCCGCGATTGCAGAGCCCGGTCGGGCGCTGCGTCACGCGATTCAGGCCTTCGACCGGAGCTGGTCGTTCCTGCGCTCCGGGTTGCATTTCCCCAGCGCAACGCCGCTGAACCAGCGCATCGGTTCTCACCGGCGGTTCGATTGGCAAGAATTGCCGCTGGCTGCCGCCAAAGAGATCAAAAATCGCTGGGGCGGAACGGTCAACGACGTCGTGCTGGCCACGGTTGCCGGGGCCGCCCGCCGCTACTTCTTGCGCAAAATGGTGAGCCTCGACGGTCTCGAGTTCCGGGCGGTGGTACCGGTGAGCTTGCGGGGACCTGGAGATCACAGTGCGACGGGCAACCGCGTCTCCGCCTGGCTGATGAGCCTTCCCATTGCGGAGCCAGATCCGCTCGTGCGCTACCGGCAGTTGGTCGCGGAAACGGAGCGGCGTAAACGCACCCACGAGGAAAGAGCGCTCGAAGTGTTCGCCCGCGTCGCCGAGGTCATGAATCCCCTCCTCACCTTGGGCGTGCGCGTGGCCGTGCGGATGTCCCCATTCAACCTCATTGTGACCAACGTCCCGGGCCCGCAGTTTCCGTTGTATCTGCTCACCGCCAGGCTTTTGCGCGGCTATCCGACCGTGCCCCTATTCGACCACCAAGGGCTTGGCGTGGCCATTTTTCGTTACGATGGGCATCTGCTGTTCGGTCTGAACGCGGACTTTGACATTGTCCCCGACGTGCGTGACTTCGCGTGCGATTTGGCAGCCGCCTTCCGGGAGCTGCAGGACATGAAAGACGGCAGAGTCCGGCGAGCGCGGGCTCGGCGGAGTGCGCGCGGGCGCCGGGCGCAAGTGTGA